The sequence CCAGTACGTCTCCATACGCGGCGGCTACGGCATCGGCTACATCTTCGCGGTGGCATCCAACGAGCCGCTCGACGAGCGCGTGATCCGCGACCTGCACTACCGCCGCGTGGGGAGCTGGGACCCCAACTACAACGTCTACGGCGACCCGTTCCGCGCGATGGAGCGCTACGAGCGGATGCTGGTGGGCGACTGGGGCTACGGCGAGCACGACAGCGACTACTACACCTATCACGTCGGCCGCCGCTACACGCACCCGCGCTACGCATGCTACGACAGCTACGGCTCGTGGTACAGCAGCCGCAGCGTGTACTACGACAGCTGCGACCGAGTGCGCGTTTTGCTCGTGCAGGTGCCGTACTATTATGATACGCGCTACTACCGCGGCGATCGGCGCGTGTACTACGCCCGGGGCAACGGCTACTACGGCAACGGGTACTACGGCAACGGCTACTACGACGACCGGTATCGCCGCACGCAGCCCACGCACGGGTACAAGGAGCGCACGGACGTGCGCGACGACGGCCGCGGCTACTCGCGGCGCCCGGCGCCGCCCGCCCGCGGGGCGGGTTCGTACACGCAGCGCGAGGGCGAGCCGGAGCAGCAGCAGGAGCCGCGGGTGGTGCGGCCGGAGCGCCAGCGCCCGACCTTCGAGCGCCGCTCCCCGGATTCGTCGCCGCCCAGCGAGAGCCGGCGTCCCGAACCCCGCTCGGAGCCGCGGACCGAAACGCGCCGCGAGCCTCCGCCGGAGCGGCGCACGGAGACGCGCCGCGAACCGCCGCCCGAGCGGCGCACCGAGACG is a genomic window of Longimicrobium sp. containing:
- a CDS encoding DUF4384 domain-containing protein, with the translated sequence MRTTLLAAFALLAFGASDGAASVADTSRAVPGFDRTTAEDLGPLQPPALVQAGASYQSGDRRQEQYGRYDQDYRPGVRVWMDGNRDVYRIGDRSRVLVRTDRDAYVAVLHIDTDGNVEVLFPSQPGDDGYLRGGRAYSVRPRGSQYVSIRGGYGIGYIFAVASNEPLDERVIRDLHYRRVGSWDPNYNVYGDPFRAMERYERMLVGDWGYGEHDSDYYTYHVGRRYTHPRYACYDSYGSWYSSRSVYYDSCDRVRVLLVQVPYYYDTRYYRGDRRVYYARGNGYYGNGYYGNGYYDDRYRRTQPTHGYKERTDVRDDGRGYSRRPAPPARGAGSYTQREGEPEQQQEPRVVRPERQRPTFERRSPDSSPPSESRRPEPRSEPRTETRREPPPERRTETRREPPPERRTETRREAPPARQPSSDNSPSRPSAPRVRPPSE